A stretch of the Streptosporangium sp. NBC_01755 genome encodes the following:
- a CDS encoding ATP-binding protein: MTTVLRAHAEDQYAEELAVLAKGDDRIRPPGWKLSPWAVTTYVLGDGDQITPKYIGPRRIVEVAVATLATDRALLLLGVPGTAKTWLSEHLAAAISGDSTLLVQGTAGTAEEAIRYGWNYARLLAEGPSMEALTPSPVMRAMAEGRLARVEELTRMPSDVQDALITVLSEKTLPIPELNREVQAERGFNIIATANDRDRGVNDLSSALRRRFNTVVLPVPATAEEEVDIVSRRVGQLGRSLELPETLTGLEEIRRVVTVFRELRTGVTEDGRTKVKSPSGTLSTAEAISVLTNGIALAAHFGDGVLRPSDVAAGIAGAVIQDPVSDRVVWREYLETVVRERQDWRDFYRACRDAG; encoded by the coding sequence GTGACAACGGTTCTGCGGGCCCACGCCGAAGACCAGTACGCCGAGGAACTGGCGGTCCTGGCCAAGGGCGACGACCGGATCCGTCCGCCGGGCTGGAAACTGTCGCCCTGGGCGGTGACCACCTACGTCCTCGGTGACGGCGACCAGATCACCCCCAAGTACATCGGGCCGCGGCGCATCGTCGAGGTGGCCGTGGCGACGCTCGCCACCGACCGCGCGCTGCTGCTGCTCGGCGTGCCGGGCACCGCCAAGACCTGGCTGTCGGAGCATCTGGCCGCCGCGATCAGCGGTGACTCCACACTCCTCGTGCAGGGAACGGCGGGCACCGCGGAGGAGGCCATCCGCTACGGCTGGAACTACGCCAGGCTGCTGGCCGAGGGCCCGTCCATGGAGGCGCTCACGCCGAGCCCGGTGATGCGGGCGATGGCCGAGGGGCGGCTGGCCCGCGTGGAGGAGCTGACCCGGATGCCCTCCGACGTCCAGGACGCGCTGATCACCGTGCTGTCGGAGAAGACGCTGCCGATTCCCGAGCTCAACCGGGAGGTGCAGGCCGAGCGAGGTTTCAATATCATCGCCACCGCCAACGACCGTGACCGCGGCGTCAACGACCTGTCGAGCGCACTGCGCCGCCGGTTCAACACGGTCGTGTTGCCGGTGCCGGCCACCGCAGAGGAGGAGGTGGACATCGTCTCCCGCAGGGTCGGCCAGCTCGGCCGCTCCCTGGAGCTGCCCGAGACCCTCACCGGGCTGGAGGAGATCCGCCGCGTCGTCACGGTCTTCCGGGAACTGCGCACCGGTGTCACCGAGGACGGCCGCACCAAGGTCAAATCCCCCAGCGGCACGCTCAGCACCGCCGAGGCCATCTCCGTCCTCACCAACGGCATCGCGCTGGCCGCGCACTTCGGCGACGGGGTGCTCCGCCCCTCCGACGTGGCCGCGGGCATCGCCGGTGCGGTGATCCAGGACCCGGTCTCCGACCGCGTCGTCTGGCGCGAGTATCTGGAGACCGTGGTGCGCGAGCGTCAGGACTGGCGCGACTTCTACCGGGCCTGCCGTGACGCGGGCTGA
- a CDS encoding DUF5691 domain-containing protein translates to MNASADWEELVSTALVGTDRRPLPGEGASEVELLGHAAVHTLRMRAGRRPIAPGEPPALAAPEERPEVSRAAGDRLARVLGGEQPRLLTEWLETAAGRGYRLSPHLLPELLDHAARDRSIRPYLGVLAGNRGRWLAGLNPAWGFLLEEVTGVAATGSEPTSQVWEFGTSGDRRVHLGELRTADPTRARELLAATWEKEGPDDRAAFLEALSAGLSPEDEPFLESALDDRRREVRHQAADLLTRLPGSRLALRMAERVARYVTVAGGEIHVDPPVACDSTMERDGIRAKAPRGTGERGWWLQQAVARTPLEVWPRLLGRPPRELVRMKIVDWSREVMAGWVRAAVLQGDPEWALELFAWDPIADLLAALPRDRQESVAADFVRRHGLDGQLIMVLGGAAAPWGPALATAVLQKIIEVSGTQPWNLGELTKLAGERIDPALHDMAGRLSLEPSIQEVAALLRFRDDMLKELTQ, encoded by the coding sequence GTGAACGCCTCCGCCGACTGGGAGGAACTGGTGTCCACCGCGCTCGTCGGGACCGACCGGCGCCCGCTGCCGGGGGAGGGAGCGAGCGAGGTCGAGCTGCTCGGGCACGCGGCCGTGCACACCCTGCGGATGCGCGCGGGACGGCGGCCGATCGCCCCGGGCGAGCCGCCGGCCCTCGCGGCGCCCGAGGAGCGGCCCGAGGTCTCGCGCGCCGCGGGCGACAGGCTCGCCCGCGTTCTCGGTGGTGAGCAGCCGAGACTGCTCACCGAGTGGCTGGAGACCGCGGCCGGGCGTGGATACCGCCTCTCGCCCCACCTGCTGCCCGAGCTCCTCGACCACGCGGCCAGGGACAGGTCGATCCGCCCGTACCTCGGTGTCCTGGCGGGAAACCGGGGGCGCTGGCTGGCGGGGCTGAACCCGGCGTGGGGCTTCCTGCTGGAGGAGGTCACGGGAGTGGCCGCGACCGGCTCCGAGCCGACCTCGCAGGTCTGGGAATTCGGCACCTCGGGTGACCGTCGCGTCCACCTGGGCGAGCTGCGGACGGCCGATCCGACGAGGGCCAGGGAACTGCTCGCCGCCACCTGGGAGAAGGAGGGCCCCGACGACAGGGCGGCGTTCCTGGAGGCTCTCAGCGCCGGGCTGTCGCCGGAGGACGAGCCGTTCCTGGAGTCCGCGCTCGACGACCGCCGCCGAGAGGTCCGCCACCAGGCGGCCGACCTGCTCACCCGGCTCCCCGGATCGCGCCTGGCCCTGCGCATGGCAGAGCGCGTCGCCCGGTACGTCACCGTCGCCGGCGGTGAGATCCACGTCGACCCGCCGGTGGCCTGCGACAGCACCATGGAACGCGACGGCATCCGGGCGAAGGCACCCCGGGGGACCGGCGAGCGGGGCTGGTGGCTGCAGCAGGCCGTGGCCCGCACACCGCTCGAAGTCTGGCCCCGGCTGCTCGGCCGGCCGCCCCGGGAGCTGGTCCGCATGAAGATCGTTGACTGGAGCCGCGAGGTCATGGCCGGTTGGGTCAGGGCCGCCGTTCTCCAGGGTGACCCGGAGTGGGCGCTGGAGCTGTTCGCCTGGGATCCGATCGCCGACCTGCTGGCCGCGCTGCCCCGTGACAGACAGGAGAGCGTCGCGGCCGACTTCGTACGGCGGCACGGCCTGGACGGCCAACTGATCATGGTTCTCGGCGGGGCCGCGGCCCCCTGGGGGCCGGCCCTGGCCACGGCGGTCCTCCAGAAGATCATCGAGGTGTCCGGCACCCAGCCGTGGAACCTCGGCGAGCTGACCAAGCTCGCCGGTGAACGCATCGATCCGGCACTGCACGACATGGCCGGGCGGCTCTCGCTGGAGCCGTCCATCCAGGAGGTCGCCGCCCTCCTGCGTTTCCGCGACGACATGTTGAAGGAGCTCACACAGTGA